CACCAGGTCAACGGCGTGGGTTCGCCGTCCGAAGCCCTGGACCTGATCGGATCCCGGGGAGCCCCCGACGTCGCTGTCCTGGACATCAACATGCCCGAGATGAACGGGCTGGAACTGCTGAAGGCGATCCGGGAGCGGCACGAGCCGAACCTGCCGGCCGTGTTCCTCAGCGCGAAGGTAACCCCGGAGGACATCGCCGCGGGCAAGGCCATGGGCGCTACCTACCTGACGAAGCCGT
Above is a genomic segment from Actinomycetota bacterium containing:
- a CDS encoding response regulator, with translation MAKVLVVDDDPDVLNLVTTQLRQAGHQVNGVGSPSEALDLIGSRGAPDVAVLDINMPEMNGLELLKAIRERHEPNLPAVFLSAKVTPEDIAAGKAMGATYLTKP